The Bacteroidota bacterium sequence ATTACACTGTTCTGAAAACACAAAAGAAAAAAGTATTTTTCCTTTTGTATTTATCCAGCTCAGCGTGAGGGATAGAGGCGGCATCCTTTTTGTTGCAGTTACTTTACTAAGTCAGTCCTGATTAATGAGCATACCGAAGAACAACTATCGGACCTGTTGAATCAAGAGCAACAAAAAGATATAGCTGAAAGCCCGACCCGCAGCTTTGCGAAGGGGCACGCCCAAAATATAATTACAAAAAAACACCTCCATCAAATAATGATGAAGGTGCTTCTCTATATTAATATGCTATAATAATTATGCCTTTACGCTAACTACTTCAGCAACTTTTTTCCCAATCTCTGCAGGAGAATCAACAACGTGAATTCCACACTCAGCCATAATTTCCATTTTAGCCTGGGCAGTATCGTCTTTACCTCCAACGATTGCACCTGCGTGCCCCATTGTTCTACCTTTAGGAGCAGTTTGTCCCGCAATAAAACCTACAACCGGCTTAGTTCCGTGCTCACGAACATACTCGGCAGCTTCAGCTTCCATAGACCCACCTATCTCACCAATCATTACGATAACATCAGTTTCAGGATCGTTCATAAACATCTCAACAGCTTCTTTTGTAGTAGTTCCAATGATAGGATCTCCACCAATACCAATAGCGGTAGATACACCTAATCCGGCTTTTACAACCTGGTCGGCAGCTTCGTAAGTAAGTGTTCCTGATTTAGAAACAATACCTACTTTTCCTGTTTTGAAAACAAAACCGGGCATAATACCAACTTTAGCACCGTCGGGAGTGATAATTCCCGGACAGTTAGGTCCGATCAATCTACTGTCTTTATCTCCAAGATATTCTTTTACAGTAACCATATCCTTAGTTGGGATACCTTCTGTAATACAAACAATAACTTTAATTCCGGCTTCTGCAGCCTCCATAATAGCATCGGCAGCAAATGCAGGCGGAACTAAAATCATTGAAACATCAGCAGAAGTTTCTTTTACAGCATCCGCAACTGTATTAAATACGGGTTTATCCAAGTGAGTTTGTCCACCTTTTCCCGGTGTTACTCCCCCTACTACATTGGTTCCGTAATCTATCATCTGTCCGGCATGGAAAGTACCTTCACCACCCGTAAACCCCTGTACAAGGATTTTTGAATCTTTATTTACTAAAATACTCATTTTATATAATTCTGGTTATGTTATAGTTCAAATTTGCGAAATACAAATGTATATTTAATAGTGAACCTCGCAAATGATTAGATGTGTTTTTTTAATAGCTTAAACAATGAATTCACATGAAAAATATCATGTTTTTAGAATCTCTATTTTTTTGTGTTTTTTATAAAGTTTGGCAAATCTCTTAAAGCGGCCAGTTCTTTATATCCTCTGCGAACTTCAACAGCAGGAGATCCAAAATAAGTAACTCCCGCTTCGGTAGATTTTGTTATACCGGATTGCGCAAGGATAACTGTTTTTCTGGCAATAGTAATTCCACTGGTTACACCAACCTGTCCCCAGATTGTAACTTCATCTTCAACAATATTTGCTCCGGCTATACCTGTTTGTGCAGCAATTAAGCAATGCTTACCTATAACGGTATCATGTCCTATTTGTACGCTGTTATCTATTTTAGTACCAAATTTAATTGTTGTTGATCCTGTAACTCCCCTGTCGATTGTACAGGAAGCCCCAATTTCTACATTATCCTCAATCACCACATTTCCACCTGAAAGTAGCCTGTCATATCCTTCGGGACGACGTTTGTAATAAAATGCATCAGCACCCAAAATACTTCCGGCATGTATTATTACATTATCACCTATAACTGCATTTTTATAAATGCTAACATTAGGATGAATAATACAGTTTTTCCCAATTTTCACATTATCACCTATAACTACATTAGGCTGAATAACTGTTCCTTCACCAATTACAGCACTATCCGAAATAGCCGATGAGGAAGCTATAAAAGGATTGAAATGCTTCGTTAACTTATTAAAATCTCTAAATGGATCATCAGAAATAAGCAGAGCTTTTCCTTCAGGGCATTCAACTTTTTTGTTAATTAAAACAATCGTTGCAGCCGATTCCAAAGCCTTATCGTAATACTTTGGATGATCAACAAAAACTATATCTCCGGGCTCAACGACATGAATTTCATTCATTCCATGAACTTCAAAATCACTAGCTCCCACAAATTCAACATCAATTAATTTAGCAATTTCTTCCAGATTATATATTCTATCAAATTTCATTTGTTATAATTTTCATTAATTAAATTAGCCCTTTTACAGCATGGCAAGTTAATAATATTAGCACTTAGTAACTTTGACATTAATCATCAAAATTCAAACTTTTATGATTTAGAAATCGGATACACTACAATCACTTGAAGTTAACGGTTGTAGTATCGGTAGAACTTTTTATTTCCGGAATAACTTCTATTTCGCCTTTAGGCTTTCTTTTGAATAAATTCTGAATTAGCTCCTGGAATGTATCAAAGTTAGTTTGGTACGATATACCTATTCCCTGAGTATATCCTTCGTTCTGAAAAAGGTCCGTCACTACATTCTGTCGGGTAAACATTTTTCCTTTATACCTTCCATCTTTTGTAATATTTACTAGTATTTCCACATCTCCTACAATTGAAGACTGACTACTTCCAACAGGTACACCTACATTCCCGTTAACAGTAACACGATCGTCGAAAAGCTGACTGGAAAGACCTACCTCTAATTCATCGGTATTATCTCTTGCACTATTTATATCACTTGTAGCATTAGCCGTTGTGTAACTAACATTTACATCAAATTTATCACTTATTCCTGAAGCTATATTCGACAACTGATTAGCTACCAATTCGGCCGTACTGCTCGCCACACTCCCTCCAAAAGACACTTCGGTTGTAGCAGAAGCAAATGAATTCAGGGTTATGAGCATAATAAACTGTCGACCGCGTTCCTCTTCACTTTCATTTAGCTTCATTTCCAACTGCGACTGCAAGCTCGCTTCGGCATCAGGCATTTTTATATCAAAAGAAATATCCGGTTTCATCAGTGGTCCTGACAGCTCTAATATTAGCTCTACCAACAATTTATTATAGCTTCCTTCCTGATTATAATCGAGGTAAGAAGCAACCTGTGTTTTTGTTTTATAAACGGCATCTATATCAATAACCGCATCCAACGGGTCACCGTTCCACGCGATTGTTCCTCCGGGATTAACTATAAACTTCTTGTTGATCAGATTTTGCATGGTAAACAAATATTCTCCTTCGCTTATTATGTAAGTACCATTGATTGAAAAATCTCCTTTGGTGTCAATATCTAATTTAAAAACCCCATTTCCTCTTCCTTTCATCACATCGCCCACCTGTTCATCCAAAACTATTTCTACCTGAGCTTCTGGTGTAACTTCAAGTTTAAAGGTTAAGTTCATTCCTTTAAAGAAATCTTGCTCATATTCCTTAATATACTCCTCTTCCATTTCAAATAACTCTTCTTCGGAATATTCCTTAGGAGGAGGCACAAAATTAACTATTGAACTTTCGCCTAATGTTCTACTATCCTGTAAGGGTATCGAAAACAAAGTTCCTTTCTCTGTACGAGCCGTAACGTCAAAGTTTAATTTAGTAGTTTCTCCATATATACCAATATTTCCGGAAGCATAAACTTCTCCATAAAAAAGAGGATTGTCATCTTCGGTAGTATTTAAAGCAAGCAGGTTATTTGCTTTTACCTCTAAATCCAGATCCCAGCGTTTATAATTATTATAATTTCTAATTGTACCGCTTAAAGAACCTCTTGTTCCTTTTTCGCTATCACGAATAGTAACAGGAGGTATTGTTATCTCATGGTCTTTTACTGTTACTCTTTGATTTCCTTCTATATTATATCCTACTCCGGTATAATTCACTCCCAAACCGGCCCTTTGCAAATCGAGAAAACCATTCAAATCAGGATTTTTTAACGGACCTGAAATATTAACTTCTCCTGACGCATAACCTTCTATATTATTAAATATTTTTTTCGCAAAAACATTGACAATAATAAGCTTCATCTTATCCAGGTCTACATCTACATCAAGGCTGGGTATTTTTGATGCTAAATCAACAATACCTTCAGCTTTAAGAGCTTCAAGTCCATTTCTAATTAAACTTGCTTCCGTATTATAAACGCCATTATTATCATCGCTATGCATTCCTAAAGTTAAATCCCCCATATATTTAGAGTTCAAACTCAGGCTGTCAATTGTAAGATTAGCTACAGGTTTTATCACGTCGCCCAATATACCAACAGTAATATCTGCATTGATACTCCCTTCTGCCTGTAGTTTAGAGGTCTTTTTTATTAGCTTTCCTAATTCCAGATTTTCGAGATGAGCATGGTAAATTTGATCTTCTCCTTTTTTTGATCCACTGACTAATAATTCCTGTATCCCGTTTGTGACTAATACAGAGTCTAAATCAAAGCTCTTTGCTTTCAGGTCATAAGTTAGCTTATTGTGTTTATCATTATAAGGATTTAACTGCCACTGATTCCCCATGAAGTTAATCTGTGAATTCAACAGACCAAAAACAATATTGGAATTTGAATCTAAAGTTTCATAAAACCTTAAATTATAATTTTCAGATAATGAATCCCCTCCAGAAAAATTAGCTGAAACCTTTACAGAATCTATTTTATTAATCAGAGCTAAATTTAAATCGTGAATTGGATATATCTTATTATCAATTTTTTTAATCTTTAACAGGGTATTGAAAAATGTATTTTTATTATCTACCCATAAAGTAATTGAATCTATTTTATTTTTATCAATTCTAATACCGGGCGAGTCAAACTTTAGTTTTAGATGATTAGTCTCAGAGTCAATACTACCGGTAATTTTTGTTCCTGATTCAAACCTTACTTCAGGATAAAATATATCAACAATCTTATTTTTAATAGAAATATCAAAATTCATATCCTGACTTTCTCTAACTTCTACAGGATTGTAATTTCTAAAAATACTTCCTACAGCATTTTTATAGACATTGGCTATATCGTCAAAATAAAACACTCCATCTATTTCTCCGGAAATAACATCTTTTGAATCAATAGTAATTTTATGGTGGTTACCTTTCTTAGTGGAAGTAACATTAAATTTATCAAAATAATAAAGGTCATTTTCATTTTGATACACAAAATTATTAAGCTCCACAGATCCGGTAATATCATCTAATGTTTTTCCTGCTATATCAATATTTACATTACCCTCCAAAAAGCCAATACTATCACGGGTAAACACATTTGTTTTTACCAAATCAACTTTATCTATAAAAACATTAAACTTGTACCTTGGAATTTTTGACTGCGCATCGACCAGTCCCTTAAAAGTTAAGTCAACATTCTCATCATTAACATCCAACTGACCTAAAAACAGCTTATCACTAATATCTCCTTCAATCAATATATTATTGTATTCATAGCCATTATAATCTACCCGCTTCACATTACCATTTATATAAGCATTAAGAGTACTTAAAGTAAATCCTTTGCCATCAATATCTAAATCTACTGCGGCCATTCCAAGTTTTTCATTATCGAGTAACTCCTTCAGGTTAAAATCTTCAAGCTGAAGATTCCCTTTATAGCCAGCATTTTCGATAGAATCTTTTACTTTGATCTCAAGATTGCTTTTAAGCATACCTATATCAGTTTTAAAAACTAAATCGGTATTCAAATAATTATGTTTGAAATTTACTTTACCTGTTAAATCAAAGTATCCCAGATTTTCTACAATAGGAGGTACAGATTTTTCCAACTTCTTTGGCAACAGACTCATTAAATCACCATATTCTGACGATAGCTTTTTAATATCAGCTATATAATCAAATTTATCCTTCGACAAAATATTATACAAATCCATCTTTGCTATAATCTCTGAATTATTTGCAGTTTTAAGTCTTAGGTTCGACACCTTTAGCCTGTCGATATTACCTTTAGCCTGCATAGAGATTTTTACTTTGTAGTAGGAGTCAGTAATCTTAGTAAACTTATTAATATCCTTTAATCCAACCGTGGAATTTCTGATACTAAAATCAAGTTTTACTTCCGGAGATTTCTTTATAACA is a genomic window containing:
- the sucD gene encoding succinate--CoA ligase subunit alpha, which produces MSILVNKDSKILVQGFTGGEGTFHAGQMIDYGTNVVGGVTPGKGGQTHLDKPVFNTVADAVKETSADVSMILVPPAFAADAIMEAAEAGIKVIVCITEGIPTKDMVTVKEYLGDKDSRLIGPNCPGIITPDGAKVGIMPGFVFKTGKVGIVSKSGTLTYEAADQVVKAGLGVSTAIGIGGDPIIGTTTKEAVEMFMNDPETDVIVMIGEIGGSMEAEAAEYVREHGTKPVVGFIAGQTAPKGRTMGHAGAIVGGKDDTAQAKMEIMAECGIHVVDSPAEIGKKVAEVVSVKA
- a CDS encoding UDP-3-O-(3-hydroxymyristoyl)glucosamine N-acyltransferase translates to MKFDRIYNLEEIAKLIDVEFVGASDFEVHGMNEIHVVEPGDIVFVDHPKYYDKALESAATIVLINKKVECPEGKALLISDDPFRDFNKLTKHFNPFIASSSAISDSAVIGEGTVIQPNVVIGDNVKIGKNCIIHPNVSIYKNAVIGDNVIIHAGSILGADAFYYKRRPEGYDRLLSGGNVVIEDNVEIGASCTIDRGVTGSTTIKFGTKIDNSVQIGHDTVIGKHCLIAAQTGIAGANIVEDEVTIWGQVGVTSGITIARKTVILAQSGITKSTEAGVTYFGSPAVEVRRGYKELAALRDLPNFIKNTKK
- a CDS encoding translocation/assembly module TamB domain-containing protein — translated: MSLSPVQTKIAHYLTSEINKTYETNISISKVDLSVFGKVVLEKISILDHKEDTLFHVSNIRGNLDKLDLVGGKMKIDDLFLINPYLNITIYKEDSISNLDLFIRKFSKPDSLKTEKSFDFQSAGINIKDLTFFYQDYRSGNKQRFNLTKVDLAVDNIAINPGDVRFNVNEFSFVAKNGFILKKFKGNFIYSSTNLSVENLELHTPYSKVYSDLKINYPSIDHVIKKSPEVKLDFSIRNSTVGLKDINKFTKITDSYYKVKISMQAKGNIDRLKVSNLRLKTANNSEIIAKMDLYNILSKDKFDYIADIKKLSSEYGDLMSLLPKKLEKSVPPIVENLGYFDLTGKVNFKHNYLNTDLVFKTDIGMLKSNLEIKVKDSIENAGYKGNLQLEDFNLKELLDNEKLGMAAVDLDIDGKGFTLSTLNAYINGNVKRVDYNGYEYNNILIEGDISDKLFLGQLDVNDENVDLTFKGLVDAQSKIPRYKFNVFIDKVDLVKTNVFTRDSIGFLEGNVNIDIAGKTLDDITGSVELNNFVYQNENDLYYFDKFNVTSTKKGNHHKITIDSKDVISGEIDGVFYFDDIANVYKNAVGSIFRNYNPVEVRESQDMNFDISIKNKIVDIFYPEVRFESGTKITGSIDSETNHLKLKFDSPGIRIDKNKIDSITLWVDNKNTFFNTLLKIKKIDNKIYPIHDLNLALINKIDSVKVSANFSGGDSLSENYNLRFYETLDSNSNIVFGLLNSQINFMGNQWQLNPYNDKHNKLTYDLKAKSFDLDSVLVTNGIQELLVSGSKKGEDQIYHAHLENLELGKLIKKTSKLQAEGSINADITVGILGDVIKPVANLTIDSLSLNSKYMGDLTLGMHSDDNNGVYNTEASLIRNGLEALKAEGIVDLASKIPSLDVDVDLDKMKLIIVNVFAKKIFNNIEGYASGEVNISGPLKNPDLNGFLDLQRAGLGVNYTGVGYNIEGNQRVTVKDHEITIPPVTIRDSEKGTRGSLSGTIRNYNNYKRWDLDLEVKANNLLALNTTEDDNPLFYGEVYASGNIGIYGETTKLNFDVTARTEKGTLFSIPLQDSRTLGESSIVNFVPPPKEYSEEELFEMEEEYIKEYEQDFFKGMNLTFKLEVTPEAQVEIVLDEQVGDVMKGRGNGVFKLDIDTKGDFSINGTYIISEGEYLFTMQNLINKKFIVNPGGTIAWNGDPLDAVIDIDAVYKTKTQVASYLDYNQEGSYNKLLVELILELSGPLMKPDISFDIKMPDAEASLQSQLEMKLNESEEERGRQFIMLITLNSFASATTEVSFGGSVASSTAELVANQLSNIASGISDKFDVNVSYTTANATSDINSARDNTDELEVGLSSQLFDDRVTVNGNVGVPVGSSQSSIVGDVEILVNITKDGRYKGKMFTRQNVVTDLFQNEGYTQGIGISYQTNFDTFQELIQNLFKRKPKGEIEVIPEIKSSTDTTTVNFK